From one Prochlorococcus marinus XMU1404 genomic stretch:
- a CDS encoding prepilin peptidase produces MNYFFVYATFFVLGACFGSFINVIRYRFPRDISIISPRSFCPQCKTPIPFYLNIPIFSWFFLKGKCNFCKTKISFSYPLIEFFTASFFVFNTFFSNYFSSIYLLDLFYLNIFSTLLIIISLIDFDNMIIPNKLLIIGSCLGFFFNLIKYTFLGNQTFLYVFYKFIILSFLAFIFLEMLNLIISFFLKKDAFGFGDSKYLFMLSTWLGFYGVICTFVLSLYIGGVITIFLIISKKINSSGKIPFGPYLSIAAYVVSLLGPNNIVLFLKNFYKLA; encoded by the coding sequence ATGAATTATTTTTTTGTTTATGCAACTTTCTTTGTACTAGGAGCATGTTTTGGAAGTTTTATTAATGTCATAAGATATAGATTTCCTCGAGACATTTCGATAATAAGTCCTAGAAGTTTTTGTCCTCAATGTAAAACACCAATTCCTTTTTATTTAAATATTCCAATTTTTTCATGGTTTTTTTTAAAAGGGAAATGTAATTTTTGCAAAACTAAAATCTCCTTTTCGTATCCTTTAATAGAATTTTTTACCGCTTCTTTTTTTGTTTTTAATACTTTCTTCAGTAATTATTTTTCCTCAATATACCTTTTAGATTTATTCTATTTAAATATTTTTAGCACCTTATTGATTATCATCTCTTTAATTGATTTTGATAATATGATAATTCCAAATAAGTTATTAATTATTGGATCGTGTTTAGGATTCTTTTTTAATTTAATTAAATATACTTTTTTGGGAAATCAAACTTTTTTGTATGTATTCTACAAATTTATAATTTTATCTTTTTTAGCTTTTATTTTTTTGGAGATGTTAAATCTGATAATTTCTTTCTTTCTAAAAAAAGATGCCTTTGGATTTGGAGATAGTAAATATCTTTTCATGCTATCTACTTGGCTAGGCTTTTATGGAGTTATTTGTACCTTTGTATTGTCTTTATATATTGGAGGTGTAATTACTATTTTTTTGATCATCTCAAAAAAGATAAACTCTTCTGGGAAAATACCCTTTGGTCCTTATTTATCTATTGCTGCTTATGTTGTAAGTTTATTGGGACCAAACAATATAGTTTTATTCCTTAAAAATTTTTATAAACTAGCCTAG
- a CDS encoding pilus assembly FimT family protein translates to MKLNINIFSKNKNLEEGFTITELLISIVILAVMVSLSIPSALRWIEKEQQNAYLRELISYLELLKKETRRWNGTCEVKTNSFAKNIYDPITRKRKSEKAFIVDCEGMDKNQKLRIARQVPLIGEKVFQETSQKNFNFTPKGYLSLPDNETSLVIIIGGRSKGRFYQRPKCIFMEAPIGLIKSGFYQSNYLFFSDRDGNRQNSGLRKQFCYAM, encoded by the coding sequence ATGAAATTAAATATTAATATTTTCTCTAAAAATAAAAATTTGGAAGAAGGATTCACAATTACTGAACTTTTGATATCAATCGTGATTCTGGCTGTTATGGTAAGTCTTTCAATTCCTAGTGCTTTAAGGTGGATAGAAAAAGAACAACAGAATGCTTATCTAAGAGAGTTAATCAGTTATTTAGAACTTTTAAAAAAAGAAACACGAAGGTGGAATGGGACTTGTGAAGTAAAAACTAATAGTTTTGCAAAAAACATTTATGACCCAATTACACGCAAAAGAAAGTCAGAAAAGGCTTTTATTGTAGATTGCGAAGGAATGGATAAAAACCAAAAACTAAGAATTGCAAGGCAGGTGCCATTAATAGGGGAAAAAGTTTTTCAGGAAACAAGTCAAAAAAATTTTAATTTTACTCCGAAGGGTTATCTTTCATTGCCAGATAATGAAACTAGTTTAGTAATAATTATTGGAGGCAGGTCAAAAGGGAGATTTTACCAAAGACCTAAATGCATATTTATGGAAGCACCAATTGGATTGATTAAGTCTGGGTTTTATCAATCAAACTATTTATTTTTTTCAGATAGAGATGGGAATAGGCAAAACTCTGGATTAAGAAAACAATTTTGCTATGCAATGTAG
- a CDS encoding prepilin-type N-terminal cleavage/methylation domain-containing protein, with protein sequence MTSSFKRYLINYLSNRKLKSQSAFTLVELIVVVVIIGVLSSIAIPSFQNASDKAKQKEASSMIASYLKAAQAYYTEYGQGVTFSSQLGEYVNVTGCRQFDPQYCKNNNSATVNWSSTNRNQWFTPTGNYRIEMQLNGSRLNFLGYPHNTTSGLGVIGCYDYSSGATRLKENGGNEKGTNFVRNINCS encoded by the coding sequence ATGACTTCTTCGTTTAAAAGATACTTAATTAACTACCTTTCTAATAGAAAGCTTAAATCCCAATCTGCTTTTACATTAGTTGAACTTATAGTAGTGGTAGTAATAATTGGAGTTTTATCTTCTATAGCTATTCCTAGTTTCCAAAATGCTAGTGATAAAGCAAAGCAGAAAGAAGCTTCTTCAATGATTGCTTCTTACTTAAAAGCCGCACAAGCTTACTATACTGAATACGGACAAGGCGTTACTTTTTCTTCTCAACTTGGTGAGTATGTAAACGTAACAGGTTGTAGACAATTTGATCCTCAGTATTGCAAAAATAATAACAGCGCAACAGTTAATTGGTCATCTACAAATAGAAATCAGTGGTTTACTCCAACAGGTAACTATAGAATAGAAATGCAATTAAATGGCTCTAGATTAAATTTCTTAGGTTATCCACATAACACTACCTCTGGATTGGGAGTAATTGGTTGCTATGATTACTCTTCTGGAGCAACCAGACTAAAAGAAAATGGTGGAAATGAGAAGGGTACTAATTTTGTAAGGAATATAAACTGCAGTTAA
- a CDS encoding type II secretion system protein GspD: MKRIYSLLLIPISILSFSYISVYSEEILNKNELISQSIKKSNNLVLKTDSSNDQNIDILLSGIGENPQITKNIKKDLISINIKTENSKYQKSFQSLSIPSVGIKTLTLSGNDDIVDIVITPLDEILFSQPELSVINDTLKMTFPKQSLPPNILTEENIFSVKPLIKAENNANISRRASAPPLGDIAVGTTYIPNLKTVKLEGPNVSMVFEGATAKSAIEFLISKTNYGYVWVQQDPTFDANKDKGSDFANSNTFNITSEDGPGSENEKVSDSPRYITLTIKDKPFSVAFNSILMSSGLEAKLENGIVYVGPDVQDRIFSERISRIYRLNQTTANAAASYLANLGAKVTQTNTITTAVTSGASQSQSVSGAASSATTTQESTTSVRSYGGNAGPLLGLIATTDDRLQTITLIGNPDLIKVAETYIKQLDLRQRQVALTVRILDVNISDGTTLDNSWAFRQGNKFIVNAGGKLLGTVNSITPPTEANFGSAAATNNSGTFPNQTFIDLLRADIASKDTKIIANPTLILNEFPGSTGGDTVTFSSVNDTLKAGTIGRSYGNEAFVIVGTQVPINCTFDPESSVATLEYGIAGLTFGARISRIDDNGYVTFSISPAISSKSEQRLIENCATVDLLATRRLDSGSIRVKDGNTLILTGVLDSTENETVTKWPILGDLPIIGQIFRKTVSSKDKRELVILVTPQILNSLESDPSEIGYKPNSEEAKEFIKENSAY; this comes from the coding sequence ATGAAAAGAATATATTCTCTACTATTAATTCCTATATCAATTTTATCCTTTTCTTATATAAGTGTTTATTCAGAAGAAATTTTAAATAAGAATGAATTAATTTCTCAATCTATAAAAAAATCCAATAATTTAGTATTAAAAACAGATAGCTCTAATGACCAAAATATTGATATTTTGCTTTCTGGAATAGGGGAAAATCCCCAAATAACAAAAAATATAAAAAAAGATCTAATAAGCATTAATATAAAAACTGAAAATTCAAAATATCAAAAATCTTTTCAAAGTTTATCCATTCCTTCAGTAGGCATTAAAACTTTGACCTTGTCTGGTAACGACGATATTGTAGATATTGTTATTACTCCTTTAGATGAAATTCTTTTTTCTCAACCTGAACTATCAGTCATAAATGATACTTTGAAAATGACATTTCCAAAGCAATCATTACCTCCAAATATTCTTACAGAAGAAAATATCTTTTCAGTTAAACCTCTTATCAAAGCAGAAAATAACGCAAATATTTCAAGAAGAGCCTCAGCTCCTCCACTAGGAGATATTGCAGTTGGAACAACTTATATTCCTAACCTAAAAACAGTTAAATTAGAAGGGCCAAATGTTTCCATGGTATTTGAAGGGGCCACTGCAAAAAGTGCCATTGAATTTTTGATTTCTAAAACAAATTATGGTTATGTTTGGGTGCAGCAAGATCCAACATTTGATGCGAATAAGGATAAAGGTTCTGATTTTGCAAATTCAAATACTTTTAACATAACAAGCGAAGACGGTCCGGGAAGTGAAAATGAAAAGGTATCAGATTCCCCTCGATACATAACACTTACTATCAAGGACAAACCATTTTCAGTTGCTTTTAATTCAATTCTGATGTCTAGCGGATTAGAAGCTAAATTAGAAAACGGCATAGTTTACGTAGGACCAGATGTTCAAGATAGAATTTTTTCAGAGAGAATATCAAGGATTTATCGGCTCAATCAAACCACTGCCAACGCAGCAGCTTCTTATCTAGCAAATTTAGGTGCAAAAGTTACGCAAACTAATACAATTACGACTGCTGTCACTTCTGGAGCGAGCCAATCTCAATCTGTATCAGGAGCAGCCTCTTCAGCAACAACAACGCAAGAGTCTACTACTTCTGTAAGAAGTTACGGCGGTAATGCCGGTCCACTTTTAGGATTAATTGCTACTACGGACGATAGGTTACAGACTATTACTCTAATAGGGAATCCAGATTTGATTAAAGTAGCTGAGACCTATATAAAGCAACTAGATTTAAGGCAAAGGCAGGTAGCACTTACAGTTAGAATACTTGATGTTAATATCTCAGATGGAACTACGCTAGATAATAGCTGGGCATTTAGACAAGGTAATAAGTTCATAGTAAATGCAGGAGGTAAGTTACTAGGTACTGTTAATAGTATTACTCCCCCAACAGAAGCAAATTTTGGATCTGCTGCTGCTACAAATAATTCAGGCACTTTCCCTAATCAAACCTTTATAGATTTGTTAAGAGCTGATATTGCTTCTAAAGATACAAAAATAATTGCTAATCCAACTTTGATACTTAATGAATTTCCAGGAAGTACTGGTGGAGATACAGTTACTTTTAGTAGCGTTAACGACACTTTAAAGGCTGGGACAATAGGGAGATCCTATGGTAACGAAGCCTTTGTAATTGTTGGGACTCAAGTACCAATTAATTGTACTTTTGATCCCGAATCCAGTGTAGCTACTCTTGAATATGGAATAGCAGGATTAACTTTTGGAGCTAGGATCTCAAGGATAGATGATAATGGTTATGTTACTTTCTCAATCTCACCTGCTATTTCTTCAAAATCTGAACAAAGACTAATAGAAAATTGTGCAACTGTTGACCTCCTAGCAACCAGAAGACTTGATAGTGGTTCTATCAGAGTAAAAGATGGGAATACATTAATTCTTACTGGAGTATTAGACTCTACTGAAAACGAGACAGTTACAAAATGGCCAATATTAGGAGATTTACCCATAATTGGACAAATTTTTAGGAAAACAGTATCTTCGAAAGATAAAAGAGAACTAGTTATCCTAGTTACCCCTCAAATACTGAATTCACTCGAATCTGATCCCTCTGAAATAGGCTACAAACCTAATTCAGAAGAAGCAAAAGAATTTATCAAAGAAAATTCAGCTTATTAA